tctcccactctctctttctctctctctcaaactctctcttgctctctagCTTTTTTGTTGTTACTAATCtaatttgttgtttttgtatttacCAGGATTGCACCTTCACGAAGCAGCAGCATTCATGTAGCCGACTTGATGGGAGCAACAACATTACTATGGGGTTTGACGTCAACAACTCCATTGTCATGTGCTTCAACGAGTTAGGATGTGGCGAGGCAGCTCTTCGGAAGTTCTCTGCCATCATGTCGATTCCAGGATTGTCGCACAACACCTATCGGCGTATCTCCAAGAAGGTGGGTGGTGCACACAGAGAGGTGACTGCAAATGTCTTGCAGGCAGCTGTTCAAGCTGTGCATGATGCCAATGCACATGGCGACCCGGACTTTGACAACGGTGACAACAGTGACGAAGATGGTGACGCAGAGTGTGCAGCTAATGATGGTGACAGCAGCGACTCTGCAAATGTTGACAGTGACGACGACAGTAGTCATAGTGGCTCTACTGCTAGCACAGCAAGAAGAGACAGTGATGATGAAGGTGAGGGTCGGCATTGATGG
Above is a window of Littorina saxatilis isolate snail1 unplaced genomic scaffold, US_GU_Lsax_2.0 scaffold_703, whole genome shotgun sequence DNA encoding:
- the LOC138954938 gene encoding uncharacterized protein, with protein sequence MKDYVAAADETDSDKERCFIELKNLKSLFSAVACGECGGTLSVCFGDKMGYSREIRLACEDCTFTKQQHSCSRLDGSNNITMGFDVNNSIVMCFNELGCGEAALRKFSAIMSIPGLSHNTYRRISKKVGGAHREVTANVLQAAVQAVHDANAHGDPDFDNGDNSDEDGDAECAANDGDSSDSANVDSDDDSSHSGSTASTARRDSDDEGEGRH